From Ktedonobacteraceae bacterium:
GCGCACTCATATGCCAGGCCCAGCAGGTTGATCCAGCCCCGGTCGCTACAGCAACCTAAACGCTCAATGGCGCTCACTAACTGCGGAGAAACTTTAGCCCGCGCAGTCTCAAACCACTCGTTTCCTATCTCATAGGGATACTGTTCGCGATCATCGTTCCAGATCATCATGCTGATCAGGAATTCATAGGCCAGGCCAAAGTCTATTTCTATGCTGGGAGTCCATTTTCCCGGAATGTCACGAACGGCCATCTGTTTACCTCAAGCATGTGTTCGATATTTTTCGTGCGAACAACGTGTTCGTTCGATATTTTTCGTATAAGGGAAGTGTAACTGAAGGATGGGTGCTTGTCAAGGAAAGTGTCCCTGGTGATTACCCATGAGTGTGCGAGAGATTCTTCGCTGCGCTCAGCATGACAGGCCCCGGAGACAGCCAGGTGTCTCCGGGGCCTGTCATGCTGAGCGCAGCGAAGAATCCGCGGTACAATGGCTTCCGTCATTGCGCGGGTGCGTCGCCCAGCATGTCATTCTGAGAGAAGCGAAGAATCTGTGCTGTAGTGGGGCATGTCCCGTACAAACCGGCCTGGGAGAACAACGGCAATTTCTTCTTTCAGTCGCTGGGCCAGGGAAAGGCCATCCTGAATGGCGACTTTGGTGGCTTGCTTCCTTCGGAGATCGACCCGTTCATCGACAAGCTCCTCGCGGGAGGTCTTGTCTTCCAGGCCCTTCACCAGCACTTCTACGACCTTACTCCCCAGGTATACTTCATTCATTTTCGCGGAATTGGCGACCCGCTCCAACTCGCGAAGGCAGCGATTGTGGCGGTGAAAGTCACCGGCACTCCTTTGCCTCAGACTGCTCCCTCCCACCCCAAAACGCCATTGCCTGCTGATGAATTGGGCCAAATCCTTGGCGGTTCGCCTACTATAGGCGCGTCAGGGGTGGTCACTATCATGGTTCCGCGCCGGGATACGATTGTTCTGGGTGGCGTCCAGATCAATCCTTTCCTGAATATAGCCACGACGATCTCTTTTTTACCGCTCGGCAAAGGCCAGCAGGCGGTTGCGGCCCCCGACTTTTCCATGATCGCCTCCGAGGTTCAGAACGTGGTGGGAGTCATGCGCAAGCAGGGATGGGAGATCGGCTGCCTCTACAATCAGGAGACTGACGAGCACCCACAGCTCTATTTCTCACACAACGCGAAGATTGGCGATGCCGTCACGCTGGCCCATGAGATTCGTAAGGGCCTCGATCAGACAAATTCGAAGGGTTCTCCTTCCTGAGTGCGTACCTGAATACGGCGCCTGTCGCACTCGTAGTTCAGTATAGATACGATGCCGCTGATAGCCGTTTCCACCGGACGATTCAGCGGCATCGGGGCCTTCATTTCTTGTGTTAAGCAGTGGTGTGTCTTCTTGTGAGCGAGTTGGGAATAAAGCCATAGCAAATTTCGCTGCTCATCTGTTATACTGCGATTGAAAAATGGATAAGCTACTTTTGATCGCAATAGAGATCAGCGAAGGAGGCAAGCCACATGCCAGCTATGCGTTCAAAGATGACCCGATCAGCAGGTTTTCTGCCCGCACTTGTACTCGTTGTAGTGCTTTTCTTTTCCTATAGTCTTCCTGTAAATGCCGCTCCTGCTAGCTCTACAGTGAAGACATCGCTGCCGCCGCCCGTTCCATGCCCTGGATGCTGGCAACCGGCTTTGAATACGAGCTGGCAGTGGCAACTATCGGGCAAGGTCGATCAGTCGTTCAATGTCGTCATGTACGATATCGATATGTTTGATAATCCGGCCAGCGTCGTGCAGTCGCTGCATGCTGCCGGGCGCATCGTGATCTGCTATATTGATGCTGGCACCTGGGAGAAGTGGCGGCCCGATGCGAAAGAGTTTCCCAAATCGGTGCTGGGCAGGCATAACGGCTGGCCGGGCGAGCGCTGGCTGGATATTCGCCAGCTTTCTATTCTGGAGCCAATCATGCAAGCCCGCATGCAGCTTTGCCAGTCCAAGGGCTTCGATGGCGTCGAGTTTGATAATGTCGATGGCTACAGCAACAAGACCGGCTTTCCTCTGACCTACCAGGATCAGCTCAATTATAACGTCTGGCTTGCCAATTCCGCGCACTCGCTGGGCCTATCGGTCGCGCTGAAAAATGATGTGGATCAGGTCAACGACCTGCTGCCCTACTTTGACTGGTCGCTCGATGAGCAGTGCTTCCAGTACAAAGAATGCGACAAGCTCTTGCCGTTCATCAAGGCCAACAAAGCAGTAATGGAAGTCGAATACAAGTTGAATCCGTCGCAGTTTTGCCCAGAAGCGAATGCCATGAACTTCAATTCGATGAAGAAACACCTCAATCTGGGACCGTATCGTGTGGCGTGTCGCTGAACTGGTGCCAGAGATTCTTCGCTGCGCTCAGAATGACAGGCCTGCGCGCAGGCCTGTCATTCTGAGCGCAGCGAAGAATCTCTGGCAGGCTTATGAGGAATCACCAGGTCTACTCGTTTCGCCTCAACATATGTAATCCCATGCCATTCCTGCCGGGTTCCGGCCATAGCAAAATGGAAGCGATCCGCGTTCAGCACCTTTTCGATATCTTCAAAAGGGAAATCTTGCTCATTTCCCTGTTCCCACTGCGGAAAACGCCCCTGGCGCAAACGCGCGATTCTGTCCGCCAGCAGTTGTGGGGCATCCTCGCGACCAGTAATCAGCGCTTCCAGGTAATCGGCGCAGAAATCATCCTCAGTTTCAGGAAATGTCTCGTCCGGTCTCCCTGTGGGCAGCAGGGTGATAGGTTCGCCCGTCTCAGCCGCCAGCATGGAAGCGTAGTGAGCGGTGGCCGTGGCGTTGACCAGCGAACAGATCAGCAGGTAGCGTGAATGGGCAGCGTTGACCGCCCCCTGCGTTCCCGCTCCGGTACGCTGGATGAGCAGGCGACCCGCGACCGGAGCCTTTGCCATCAGCGCGGGTGAATTATTGAAATCAAAGCCCGGAATCAATCGCCCGCCGATCTCCCCTGCCAGCAGAGCTTCCGGCTCTCTCCCACGCAATGCAAATGCCTCGTCCGTGGTGCGCACAAGCCAGATGCGGCTCGCTCCACCCGCGAACGCATAGGCGGCTACTGTGAAAGCGCGAATCACATCGATAACGATGGTAACACCGTGTGCCTCTCCTGCACGAAGAAAGCCCGCGCGCAAGATGTGGATATGCTTCACGCTTACAGGATGCTCTTGTTGAGTGTGGCCAGGAACTCCATGTTGTTGCTTGTCTTCGACATATGTTGTAGCAGCGCCTCCATTGCCTCCATACCGCGTTGATCGGCCAGCGTTGAGAACATGCGGCGCATGACGACCACTGCGCGCAGCGTTTTGTCGTCGAGCAGCAATTCTTCGCGGCGCGTGCTGGAAAGCGAGATGTCGATGGCGGGGAAGACACGGCGCTCGGCCAGCTTGCGGTTGAGCAGCAGTTCCATGTTGCCGGTGCCTTTAAATTCTTCGTAGATCACATCATCCATGCGGCTGCCCGTATCCACTAGCGCGGTCGCGATGATCGTCAGGCTGCCGCCCTCTTCGATCTTACGCGCGGCGCCAAAAAAGCGCTTGGGTGGGAAGAGCGCGCTTGGATCAAGACCGCCGGAGAGCGTGCGACCGCTGGGCTGCACGGCCAGGTTATAGGCGCGGCTCAGGCGCGTAATGCTATCGAGGAGTACGACTACGTCGCGCCCGCCTTCGACCAGGCGTTTGGCGCGCTCCAGCACCATCTCGGCAACACGTGTATGCGCCTCGGTTGGCTCGTCGAATGTGGAACTGATGACCTCGGCCTTGACCGAGCGTTTCATGTCGGTGACTTCTTCTGGACGCTCGCCGATGAGCGCGATCATGAGATGGACATCGTTGTAGTTTTCGGTAATGGAGTTGGCGATGGATTTGAGGAGCATCGTCTTGCCGGCTTTGGGGGGAGAAACGATCAAACCGCGTTGTCCGCGCCCGATAGGAGCGACGAGATTGATGATACGCCCGGAGATGTTCGAGGGACCCGTCTCGAGATTGAACATTTCGCGTGGAAAGATCGGCGTTAAGACATCAAAATGCGGGCGGCGCTTGGCAATTTCGGGATCGACTCCATTGATAGCCTCGACGCGCAAGAGACCGTAGTATTTTTCGTTGTCCTTGGGCGGTCGAACCTGGCCGGAGACCATGTCACCTGTGCGCAGGCCGAAGCGGCGAATTTGTGATTGTGAGACGTAGACATCCATGTTGCCGGGTAGGAAGCGTTCCTGTCGCAGGAAGCCAAATCCATCTTCAACGATTTCCAGAACCCCCGCGCTGAAAATGTTGCCTTGTTGTTCGGTATGGGCCTGGAGAAGTCGGAAGACGAGGTCTTGTTTTTTGAGGGTGGTGTAACCGGAGAGTTCGAGGTCGCGAGCGATGTCGCGCAGCTCCGTTATGGTTTTGGTTTCTAGTTCGGCAATATTCACGTTGTTCTAGGGCGGGGCGAATCCACAACCGTGGGAAGTATGGAAAGTGACACGCCCTTTCTCCTTTCTTTGATGAACCTGGAATTTAATGGAAAATACGCGGCTGTTTACAACAACACTACATTACAGAAAGACCTGCGGAACTTTGGAATGGCGCGATACATACCTCAGGAGCTAGCAGGAATATATCATACGTAAAGGCAGATGTCAAGAGCTTTTCCTGTATTCCGGCCATCTGGAAATAATACGAATGATCGTGTACGTGGGTTACCAGCAGCGCGTGGTAGTTAGAAGCGTCGCACCCAGGCGCGAGAGATTGAAACGCGCCTCGCATCGCTCCTCTGAGGCCCTTATGCCCCACCCGTCATCAACCCGGGGGATTCCTTCCGGCCAGACCCACGTTCAATATCATAGAACGCGAACCAGTATTTGTCAATCCATTCATCACATTGATGGGCCAATTCTCCTAAGCCGCGCTTTTCAAGTTCGCGATTCACAATGTTATTGGCATGCGGGTGCTTATGGATACGCGGCAAAGGCGAGCCAAACCCGTGCGCATAATGCGTCAGTTCGTGCGCGATGGTTGTAATCAGCACATATTCTGGTACCTGCCGGTTGCGCAGCAAAGCATTGATGCCAATAAATGATATCGTGTTATCGAGGGAAAGCCGGATCAGGCCGAGCCGCCGTTTCCAGGGATGGCAATAGGCGATCTTCACAATATTCGCTCGCGGTACATCAAAGAAATAGTGATACCAGATTTGCTCGAGATACAAATCGAGATTTCTTTCGCATTCTGGCAGGCGTTCCGGCTCAGGGATTGTAGGGACAGCACCTTGTGCCTGTCCTGATTCTACTAGCATGGATTTCTGGACTCCTGGCAAAAAAATGTAGGGACAGTGCTTTGTGCCTGTCCTCGTCACCTGTGCAGGTTTTAAGGAAAGAACGCCCGTCCCTACAGGGTAAACCCTTGTAGTTGCTCCGGTTCCTGACTGGCAGTCGTCAAGTTCCTTGTGAGTCCAGTATACAGAGGGGCATAAAATAAGGGGTAGGGGCCGGTTCACCGTACACATCGCCGATTGATCGGCCCCATGCCTATTACCAGTGTATTTCGTCAAACTGCATCATCGCGCCCTGGGGTGAGGACGCCCCTCATGTTAGATCTCCCCATACACGATCCTGCCCCCCAGAATCGTCGCCTGCACTCCATTCTCGGCCATTTTCTGCTGTGGCACGCTCAAAATATCCTCGTGCAAAACGACTGCATCGCCCAGTTTGCCAGGGGTTAGCGACCCCTTGTGATCCTCCTGCCCGGCAGCATAGGCCGCGCCCATCGTGTAATCCCAGAGCGCCTGTGCCACCGGCAAGGCCTGATCGGGCAGCCAGGGCGGACGCTGTGGCGTAGCGGTGTCGTTGCGCATGGTGGCGGCATAGAGGATGCGAATTGGATCAAATGTCTCGACAGGTGCGTCGGAGCCGAGCGCGAGCGGGATGCCCATCTGCTGCATGGTGTGGTAGGCGTAGGCGTGGCGAGAGCGCCTGCCCCAGTAGCGTTCGGCGATATCGCGGTCCGCGACGGCATGGAATGGCTGCACTGAGGCCACTACGCCGAGCCGCTTCATACGCTCAAGGTCCTCGGACGTAATTAATTGCACGTGTTCCAACCGGTAGCGCAAGCGCCTCGTCCTACCCCCGGACGACGAACCAATCCCCGGTCCCTGTAGGGGCCGATTGATCGCGCCCAGCGCCGATTGATCGGCCAACAATCGTTGCGCGTATTCGATGGAATTCAGCGCCACATGGGCCGCGCGATCACCGATGGCGTGAATGGCAATGCTAATGCCCATTTCGGCGGCGGCGCTGACCGTCTCTTTCATCTCTGCTTCCGGCAATGTCAGGATACCTTTGTTGTTGGGATTGCCCTCGAAGCCTTCGAGCATGGCCGCGGTCTGCGAGCCAAGCGTGCCATCGGCAAAGATTTTGATACCGGCAAAGCGCAGCAAATCATCGCCAAAGCCTGCCCGTAATCCTATTTCGCGCAGCTCCGGCAGCATGTGACGGGGCAAGAACATGTCCACGCGCACGCCCAGTTGTCCCTCGTCGCGCAGTTGCTGGAACAGGGTGAAGGATTCTCTAGCCTCGATATCGTGAATGCTGGTTATGCCGGAACGCTGCAAGTCTTTGATGATATTTTGCGTCAGGTGTCGAGTCAGAATGGGATCGCGTTTGTCGATAACGCGGTAGACGAGCGAGGTTGCCTCTTCTTCCTCTAGAACGCCGGTGGGTTCGCCATTGCTATCGCGCAGGATTGCTCCATTGGCCGGATCGGGTGTTGCCCTGGTGATGCCGGCTCGCTGCAAGGCCAGGGAGTTGACCCATAGCAGATGCCCATCTTTGCTCCATAGGGCGATGGGATGGGCAGGCGCGACGGCATCGAGCGAGGCGCGGCTGGGAAACTGCTGGCCGGGCCAGAGATTTTTATCCCAGCGCCCGCCCTGTATCCACTGGCCGGGTGGAGTTTGCTCTGCGCGCTGTTGCACCAGTCTTGCCACCTCTGCCTCGCTGCTCGTTCCACTGGCGTCGATGTAGTGCCTGCGATAGGCTGCCTCGATGAGGTGAATGTGGGCGTCGGTAAAGCCGGGCAGGACTATTTTGCCGCGCAGGTCTATCATTTCGCTGTCTCTGACCGCCATGCGGCGTATTTCGTCGTTGTCGCCAACGGCCAGGATGCGCCCGCTGGCGCTATCGATAGCCATGGCCTGCGCCCCCGGCTGCGCCGCATCCATCGTATAGATCGTACCGTTCAAATAAAGTATCGTCGTCATTCTAATATCCCCAGTTGCACTATCTCGAAATCAAATAGACGCTGGCGATGATCAATATTCCACCCGCGATTGTTGTGGGAAGCAGCTGATCGTGCAGCAGAAGAATTGCCAGGACGGTACCGAGCAGCGGCTGGATAAACAGCGTCGACGCGGCGGCGGAGCCATCGACGGTTGCCAGCCCCTTAAACCAGGCTAAATAGGCAATCACCGTGGACATCAGCGCCAGCCAGCCTATTCCCAGCCAGGCCGCGAGGCCTAACGGGTGCCAGCCGTTGAGCAGGATATCGCTGCCGGCAATCGGAATCCAGAAAATAGTGCTGCCCACGATGGTCGCGGCGGTGATCAATAAGGGTGAGTGCTTCACCAGCAGCGCCTTCCCACGTACAGTATAAAATGCCTCGAAGATCAATGCCAGCACAACCATCAAGTCACCCACCATGCGCAAAATACCCCCACCCGAGGGAATGTTCGGTAACGGGCTGCGCTCGACGATCAGGTAGACGCCGGCAAAGCCAAGTAGCAGCGCGATAACCGCGAGCGGCTTGAAGCGCTCGCGTAGCAATAGCCACGAGAAGATCGCCGTATACAACGATTCGCTGGTAATGAGCAGCGCGACATCTGAAGCTGTGGATAATGATAATCCGCCATACTCAAAAGTTTTATTGATGACCAATCCGATGAAAGCAAGTAGCGCCAGTTGCGGCAAATCTCTGCGGGTTAGCCGCAAATCTTTGCGCATGGCGATGAGGAACGGCAGCAGGACAATAGCGGCGATTATCATCCTGAGCGCGTTCATGACCAGAACCGAGGCATCGCGCAGGGCATATTTAGCAGCAACATAGCTGCACGCCCAGAGAATGTTGGCCAGGATGAGCAGGAGCCAGGCAAGGGTGGCGCGAGGGCGTGATTTATTCTGCGTCTTCGTCCTCGCCCGCCTCAAGAAGGTAGAGTTTTGCCTCCTCTGCTGTTTGTGCCGCAGTAAGTTTTACGATCAGGTGTCGCAAGAGTATAGGTTTATCAATGGCTTCGGCCTGCTTGCGGGCCAGACGAAGCAATTTTGGAAAGCGTTCCTGAACTATGTCCAGCAGTGTCTCGCGAATGCCCTGCAGCTGGCCCTGTTGTAAACCCTGCTGTAGGCCTTGTTGCAAGCCTTGTTGCAAGCCCTCCTCGCGAGCTTCCTTTGTCATTTCTTGATAGATAGGTGTTTCACGTAATACGTTATGCATTCTAAACCTCTCTCTCAGCCATTGCTGGTCTGCTATATTTCCCTTGCCGAACGCTAACGATACTAATGTAAACGCGGCAGGCAATGTTTCTTCCCTACCTGCCTCCTTAAGATTATTGAAAATCTCATCTGCCACTTCACGAGTCGCGCCGCCCATTGTCAGGATCATAAATGGCTGGATGCCTGGCAATCCTAGCTGCCTGAAATCATCCGGTGTCATCTTAGCTAATTCTATCACAATGAAATGAAATTCAAGCATTGGCTTTCAAATCAGTCCGCGTAGCACTTTATATTTCGTATCTCCACCAACTTCCTCAACCATCTTGAAATTGGCCCGCATCACAGGCTCGTATTTCAGAAAGCGGTTCGCGACGAGGTAGAAACGCCCGCGAGGGCGCAGCACCTGCGCGGCTTCGCGAATGAAGCGTTGCGCCGTTTCGGTGGTCTGGACGCCGCCCAGGTGGAATGGCGGGTTCGTCGCAACCAGGTCGAAGCGTTGCGAGCGAACTGCCTGGATGCCGTCGCTGGGTAGAACCTGCACGTTGGTCAGACCGCTCTGCTCCACCCTGTGTCTCGCCACATCTACCGCGGCCAGGCTTGTGTCGACCATCGTCACCTGCCCCTTCCTGGCTAAATGCGCGATATGCATGCCGATGTACCCGGCCCCGCAGCCGATATCCAGGGCCACATCGGTCGCATGCACCTCTAAGGCCTCTAACAATAGACGTGTCCCCTCATCTAAATCGCCGTCCGCGAAAGGAGTAAGCATTGGCTTCACCACCTGGACCTCGCCACGGACCAGAGTTTCATCTTTGCGCGAGCAGACCACGCGCCGCCCCTTGCTGATCATCACCGTCTCAACATTGCCAAAGGATTCCTGCATGCGTTTTGTCACTGAAAGGATGCCGCGGTCCTTAGCCCCTGTGACATACAGATGTCCCCCCGGCTTCAGCGCGTACCTGGCTAGCTGCAAGCCATAGTGTATCCAGGCATTGCCCGGCTGGTAAAGGATGTTCATCACTGCTATATCGATGGTTGCCGGTGCTGCATGCACGGTGTATTCGTGAAAGGGGATGTGTTCGTATGCGCCAGGCGCATTACGCTCTCGGGACTGTTCAAAGCGCGACAGGGCAGCTAGATTATCTTCGGCAAGTATAAGTCTGCCTCTCGGAATTTGCTGGGCCGCCATTGTTACGAATTCATCTTCCGCCGAGTTCAGAATCAGTACGTGATCGTCAATAGCCAGCTGGACAGTTTCACATAATAAACAGGAATGAAATGCCGCCATACTAATTGTTTGCCTCTACATACAGGTACAGAAGTTCTTTGATATGCACTCAGTATGCCTCATATATCCCGCTTCATCAAGAGGTAAAGCGTGTCAAGCCCTGAAACATTCTCGTATAATGGTTATACAACGATAGAACATCATAGGCTGGAATGGAGTACAGGCATGGCTCTTTACGTCGATAGCGCGTTTCTCCAGGATATCACGAACGTGGTTCAGGCGGTACCCCTGGCGGGCGTAACCACCAACCCGACTATTTTGTTGCAGGCGCGCGAGCGCGGCCAGGAATTAAGTCCCCAGCGCGTCCTCAACGAATTGCTGCATCTAATGGATGGCGCGATCTTTATACAGCCGGGCGCGACTACAGACGAGGATATGTATCAGGAGGCCCTGACATATATCCAGGCTAACCCAGGTCGTGTCATTCCCAAGATTCCGATGACTTTTACTGGTATGCGCGTGGCGCAGCGTTTGAAGCGCCAGCAGCATCGTATAGCGTTTACGGCCGTCACATCGGTTGCGCAGGCGTATAGCGCGGCCATGGCCGGAGCCGATTACGTTATACCATATTATGGGCGTATGGAACGTTCGGGCATTGACGCAAGCGAGCGCATCTCTGAAATAGCCGGTGTGCTGCACAACGCCGGTCTTCCCACGCGCATTCTGGTTGCCAGCATCAAATCGGGAGATGATGCCGCTCGCGCTCTACTTGCCGGGGCGGATGATTTAACCATCGCACCTCAAGTGCTGCTAAACATGATCACAGATCCCCTGACCGAAGAGGCCATCGAGCGATTTTCCCAGGATTGGCAAAAAATGAATAAACTGTAATGTTTTTAAATTGATCAGTTGATCGAAATATGAAAAATTTGTCATACTTCACTTATCCCTTTTCATAGGTTCGTCAGGTTGACATGGTATAGTATGTCCTGTAACAAGCGAATGGGGATTTTCAAGTGACAACAGACAAAAGGCGGGGAGAAGCTCAGGATAGTATGCCAGGGGAAGATAGTTTAGGGAGGGGATTTTTAGGCATCCTGGGAGTAGTGGTAAAGTGGTAGGGGGAAAAGCCTAGAGGAATTGTTGTCAGATGTAGCGGTATTTGTGGTGGCCAGGTGGTAGGGTGGAAGCCTGAAGGGTGAGTTCCTTCAGGCTTTTTCTTGTTGTATACTTCTTTTAGATAGAAGAATATGTAGGAAGGAGTAATCGCCATGGTCTATCGCAGCAACAACTTGTATGCGGCTCTCGGTGTTCTATTCTTCCTCATTGGCGCTTTCATTATCCTGGGTAGCTTCGCGCTTGCGGCAGGGGTGGATTTTCAGACCGCGTACATAGTGATCGGCATGTTTGTCTTCGTTATATCCTTTTCGTACTTTAGCCTGAGCCGGCGCGAGAATAAAGGCGCGACCGACTGAAACAGAACATGACGTCACAAATGTACATGGTCAGAGGGTTGCGCCGGGCGGAATTCGGTACCCGTATTGATATACACCAGAACCTGGTCCTGGATATGCACAATCATGTCCGGCTTGCCATCGCCATTCACATCGCGGAATTCACCCGTAATGGGGGTTAAATCCTGCCCATCGCCAAACAAGGTGGGGCCGATATAGATATGCGCGTGCGTGGCGTCCCCGCCGGGAAATTCGATGATTTCAACATGGCGGTTCAGGTTAAGAAAGATAAAGTGCGATGGGTTCGCGGAACCATCGTTGTGCCCTACGGCCGCGTCAACCTGGAAAGTGCGAGGCCGACCATAGGTTACATCATCCTGATGAATTTGCCACCATGTACCGAACGAGCTTAAGAGATACGCCAGCAGGGCCATAAGCAGCATTCCGATGATAAGAGCTACCAGGGGGAAACGACGAATTACGCTTCGATACCTCCAGCTTGCCCTTGGAGGAGGAACGGAGGTCCGGGGGGCAGTTGTCTTGGGGCCAATCGCCTGCGAAATCATGCCCGTGCTGGTGGTCGCGTTCGCGCTGGAGCGCCGCTTCTGGATGAACGGAGCCTTTTGAATATCTGTATCTTCTAGCGTGTCATGCTCTACAGGTTGTATGTACCTGCGGGCGCTGCTAGGAGGCCGTGTTTGATAGATAGAGTCATCTTCTTCTTCGTCAAAATCTACCGGTGCGAGCTGTTTTTTAGCCTGTGTTGCCCCCATAGGAATACCTCCTTTTTAAGAAACTCTGTTCCACATGCGTAATAGTAGCAGAACAAATATTCTATGTCAAGGGGTTTTTGGAACAAAATTTCAAGTCGCAGAAAAACTGGTCGAAAGGTAATCTAGATCGATTTTGAGGCAAGCCTGGAGCGGCACTTTGTTCTTTTGCCCGGTTAGACCAGGCTAATCAGTACCTTTACCTGAGTTTCTTAGAAAAAACGGGTCTATGGAGATAAGGCCGGCAAGGCTTTTGTGCATGTGAAAGGCTCAGAGGAGATGACGATGGCAAACGACTCCGTGCAGTCTCGCGTCAAGAAACTGCTATAGACTGAGCCGGTTCAACGTGTCACAGGTACTTATCTCCAATAACCCGAAGTGTAGTAAGTTGATTGACTAACTCAACTTACTACACAAGTATACCTTTTGGTATAGTTGTTTGTCAAGAAAAAAGTACTACCTGGTTCTCCGTCCATAGGGGATGTAGGGGCCAGGAAATGCAGTTTGATGAAACATCGTAGGAATTGATGCGGGGCCGATCAATCGCCGATGGGCGCGATGAATCGGCCCCTAGATGCCTATGCATTTGCACCAGACATATTCAGGTTTGGTCACTATACACTCCCCGCGGAGAAGCGGCAGGAACCGGGCCTTTGCCCGACACCCCGTTGGAGATTGAAACTAGAAGTTCTGCGCGCTTCTCCCGCAAGTGGAGCGCGATCCGGGTGGGATCGTCCTTTTGCAGCGCCATCTGTTTCAGTTCAGCAAGGACCCTGCTCCATTGCTCGCGTGCAGGTAGATAGCGACTATCACGACCGATCAGTTCCTCGAAGATGCGGCGCTCCAGTTCGTGCCAGGTCGAGCGGTCGCGCCCATCGATATCGCCGTCATCAGGAACATAGTCCTGGTCGTTGGTATTGTTGTCAATGCGCACGTGGAGAGGAGCGAAATGGTTGCGTACTATTTCCTCCATATAGTTTGTGTCAAGCGAACCGGCGTCAAAGGCCAGCGTTCCTACCAGGTTTATCTGCACCAGCGGGCGCACGGCATCCTCATCGTGGTCAGGCCCATGTCGGCGGCAATACTCATCAAGGCGCGTATAGAGTTCGCCTGGCTCTTGCAGGCCATCGACGCGCAAGTCGTGGCGTATGAATGGGCGGCGTTTGCTTACAAGGTGTGTGGCACGATGATAGCGTGCCTGCTTGTGCGGGTCGATGATGCTTTCTGGATGCTCAGTATCGATTTCGACATAATAGTAGCC
This genomic window contains:
- a CDS encoding transaldolase family protein, producing the protein MALYVDSAFLQDITNVVQAVPLAGVTTNPTILLQARERGQELSPQRVLNELLHLMDGAIFIQPGATTDEDMYQEALTYIQANPGRVIPKIPMTFTGMRVAQRLKRQQHRIAFTAVTSVAQAYSAAMAGADYVIPYYGRMERSGIDASERISEIAGVLHNAGLPTRILVASIKSGDDAARALLAGADDLTIAPQVLLNMITDPLTEEAIERFSQDWQKMNKL